In Bradyrhizobium lablabi, one DNA window encodes the following:
- the plsY gene encoding glycerol-3-phosphate 1-O-acyltransferase PlsY, giving the protein MVFWIASVVGLVIAYLFGSTPTGYLAGKLLKGIDIREHGSKSIGATNVLRTLGKWPALVVLLVDVLKGVGAIVFARWFYPWFYTLPSVTPPTALDLQTWVPWAVCLAGLAVLLGHSRSIWLNFTGGKSVATGLGVLLAMSWPVGLGAATVFGVVLAIFRIVSLSSMLAALTAIVLICGLEQPLPYRLLVIAGSIYVIVRHRANIQRLLAGTEPRLGQSSPESKAESKTESQI; this is encoded by the coding sequence ATGGTTTTCTGGATAGCGAGTGTGGTTGGATTGGTGATCGCTTATCTCTTCGGTTCTACGCCCACGGGCTATCTGGCGGGGAAACTGCTCAAGGGCATTGATATCCGAGAGCATGGCTCCAAATCCATTGGGGCAACGAACGTATTGCGAACCCTGGGGAAATGGCCTGCGTTGGTGGTGCTCCTGGTAGATGTGCTGAAAGGTGTGGGGGCGATCGTCTTTGCCCGCTGGTTTTATCCTTGGTTCTATACATTGCCGTCCGTCACGCCACCGACAGCGCTTGATCTACAAACCTGGGTGCCTTGGGCTGTTTGCTTGGCCGGACTTGCCGTGTTGTTGGGGCATAGCCGTTCGATTTGGTTGAATTTTACAGGTGGCAAATCCGTTGCGACGGGGCTAGGCGTGTTGCTGGCGATGTCTTGGCCAGTAGGTTTAGGTGCTGCGACGGTTTTTGGCGTTGTGCTGGCTATTTTTCGGATTGTTTCCCTTAGTTCGATGCTAGCGGCGTTGACTGCGATCGTCCTCATCTGCGGCTTGGAGCAACCGTTGCCCTATCGGTTACTGGTGATTGCAGGTAGCATTTACGTGATTGTGCGCCATCGTGCCAACATTCAGCGGCTACTGGCTGGGACAGAGCCACGCCTGGGGCAAAGTAGCCCAGAATCGAAAGCAGAATCGAAAACGGAATCGCAAATTTAG
- a CDS encoding (2Fe-2S)-binding protein gives MANLIINGKAFDVDVEPDTPLLWAIRENIGLTGTKYGCGIAQCGACTVHVDGVAMRSCGVSVSEAAGKQITTIEGLGAEGALHKVQQAWIANDVPQCGYCQSGMIMAVAALLKDKPKPTDQDIDEAITNICRCGTFQQVREAIHAVANA, from the coding sequence ATGGCAAACCTCATAATTAATGGCAAAGCTTTCGACGTCGACGTCGAGCCGGATACGCCGCTGCTTTGGGCAATCCGGGAAAATATCGGCCTGACCGGCACCAAATATGGCTGCGGCATTGCACAATGCGGCGCCTGCACCGTCCATGTCGATGGCGTCGCGATGCGCTCGTGCGGCGTATCGGTCAGCGAAGCCGCCGGCAAACAGATCACCACCATTGAAGGACTTGGCGCCGAGGGCGCGCTGCACAAGGTGCAGCAGGCCTGGATTGCCAACGACGTTCCGCAATGCGGCTATTGCCAGAGCGGCATGATCATGGCGGTGGCAGCGCTTCTCAAGGACAAGCCGAAGCCGACCGACCAGGACATCGACGAGGCCATCACCAATATCTGCCGCTGCGGCACCTTCCAGCAGGTGCGCGAGGCGATCCACGCCGTCGCGAACGCTTGA
- a CDS encoding xanthine dehydrogenase family protein molybdopterin-binding subunit has protein sequence MNHMPSMNRRAFVIGSATLGTGLALGLDIPFGGPTVVRAADGSPEVNAWVVIRPDDTVVIRVARSEMGQGSLTGLAQLVAEELECDWSKVTTEFPTPGQNVARKRVWGDFSTGGSRGIRASQEYVRKGGATARVMLIQAAADEWKVPASECTAANSVITHTPSGRTTTYGKVAEAAAKVTPPADVKLKDPKDWKIAGKGLKRLDTTDKTTGKTTYGIDVKLPGMLNAAIKACPVFGGKLKSFDEAKITGMKGVKKVVRVGDNAVAVVADTWWHAKTALEALPIVWDEGENAKVSSATIAKWLEQGLDDAQPAFVGNQNGDVKAAIASAAKKVEAVYNYPYQNHATMEPMNATALYSADRCEVWCGTQNGEAAFAATLEASGLPADKCEVHKLLLGGGFGRRGQTDYVRQAVLIAKQMPGTPVKLLWSREEDMQHGMYHPITQCKFTGAFDADNNLTALRMRISGQSILFSLRPDAMVNGKDPATFAGLNPNGEAAFGYSVPNLLIDHSMRNPHVPPGFWRGVNVNHNAIYVECFMDELAHAAGQDPLEFRRKLMANHPKNLAVLNAVAEKIGWGKPAPQGVYRGLAQLHAYASYVAGAAEISVTDGNKIKVLRIVAATDPGYAVNPAQIERQIAGSFVYGLTGLFYGGCTVKDGYIEQANFDTYNSMRIAEMPKVESIVMPSGGFWGGVGEPTIGVAAPAVLNAYFAATGKRIRSVPLRDQNISFA, from the coding sequence ATGAACCACATGCCCTCCATGAATCGCCGCGCCTTTGTCATCGGCTCCGCCACGCTCGGCACTGGCCTTGCGCTCGGCCTCGACATTCCCTTCGGCGGTCCGACCGTCGTCCGCGCCGCCGACGGATCGCCTGAGGTCAACGCCTGGGTCGTGATCCGGCCCGACGACACCGTCGTCATCCGCGTCGCCCGCTCCGAAATGGGCCAGGGCTCGCTGACCGGCCTTGCCCAGTTGGTCGCCGAGGAACTCGAATGCGACTGGTCGAAAGTCACAACCGAATTCCCGACACCCGGACAGAACGTCGCCCGCAAACGCGTCTGGGGCGATTTTTCGACCGGCGGCAGCCGCGGTATCCGCGCCTCGCAAGAATATGTGCGCAAGGGCGGCGCCACCGCGCGCGTGATGCTGATCCAGGCGGCGGCGGACGAATGGAAGGTGCCGGCTTCCGAATGCACCGCGGCCAACAGCGTCATCACCCATACGCCGTCGGGACGCACCACGACCTATGGCAAGGTGGCCGAAGCGGCCGCCAAAGTAACGCCGCCGGCCGACGTCAAATTGAAGGATCCGAAGGACTGGAAGATCGCCGGCAAGGGGCTGAAGCGCCTCGACACCACGGACAAGACCACCGGCAAGACCACCTATGGCATCGACGTCAAGCTGCCGGGCATGCTCAACGCCGCGATCAAGGCGTGTCCCGTGTTCGGCGGCAAGCTGAAAAGCTTTGACGAAGCCAAAATCACGGGCATGAAGGGCGTCAAGAAAGTGGTGCGGGTCGGCGACAATGCCGTTGCCGTCGTCGCCGACACCTGGTGGCACGCCAAGACTGCGCTCGAAGCCTTGCCGATCGTGTGGGACGAAGGCGAGAATGCCAAGGTTTCCTCGGCGACGATCGCGAAATGGCTCGAGCAAGGCCTCGATGATGCGCAGCCGGCATTTGTCGGCAACCAGAACGGCGACGTTAAAGCTGCGATCGCGAGCGCGGCGAAGAAAGTCGAGGCGGTCTACAACTATCCCTACCAGAACCACGCCACCATGGAGCCGATGAACGCCACCGCGCTCTATAGCGCTGACAGATGCGAGGTCTGGTGCGGAACGCAGAACGGCGAGGCCGCCTTCGCCGCGACGCTGGAAGCCTCCGGCCTGCCGGCCGACAAATGCGAAGTTCATAAGCTGTTGCTCGGCGGCGGTTTCGGCCGCAGAGGCCAGACCGACTATGTCCGGCAGGCGGTCCTCATCGCCAAGCAAATGCCGGGCACGCCGGTCAAGTTGTTATGGTCGCGCGAAGAAGACATGCAGCACGGCATGTATCATCCGATCACTCAGTGCAAATTCACCGGCGCCTTCGATGCCGACAACAATTTGACGGCGTTGCGCATGCGGATATCCGGACAGTCGATCCTATTCAGCCTGCGGCCCGATGCCATGGTCAACGGCAAGGATCCCGCCACCTTCGCTGGCCTCAACCCGAACGGCGAAGCCGCGTTCGGATATTCCGTCCCCAACCTCCTGATCGACCATTCGATGCGCAATCCGCACGTCCCGCCCGGCTTCTGGCGCGGCGTCAACGTCAATCACAACGCGATCTATGTCGAATGTTTCATGGATGAGCTGGCGCATGCCGCAGGCCAGGACCCGCTCGAGTTCCGGCGCAAGCTGATGGCCAATCACCCCAAGAACCTTGCCGTGCTCAATGCGGTCGCCGAGAAAATCGGCTGGGGCAAACCGGCACCGCAAGGCGTCTACCGCGGCCTCGCCCAACTCCACGCCTATGCGAGCTATGTCGCCGGTGCCGCCGAAATCTCCGTCACCGACGGCAACAAGATCAAGGTGCTCCGCATTGTGGCTGCGACCGACCCCGGTTATGCCGTCAATCCGGCCCAGATCGAGCGGCAGATCGCCGGTTCGTTCGTCTACGGCCTGACCGGGTTGTTCTATGGCGGCTGCACGGTCAAGGACGGCTATATCGAGCAGGCCAATTTCGACACCTACAATTCGATGCGGATTGCCGAGATGCCGAAGGTCGAATCGATCGTGATGCCGAGCGGCGGCTTCTGGGGCGGCGTCGGCGAGCCCACCATCGGCGTCGCGGCGCCGGCGGTGCTGAACGCCTATTTCGCGGCGACGGGCAAGCGCATCCGCTCGGTGCCGCTGCGCGACCAGAACATCTCGTTCGCTTGA
- a CDS encoding NAD(P)/FAD-dependent oxidoreductase: MVPMDALRRMTRRDVARGIAASLVLPRPSHAQSAARIVVIGGGFGGASCARALRRIDAKLQVTLIEPNRTFTACPFSNEVIAGLREIEAQQFGYDRIGAEGVSMIAQGATKIDAQKRVVGFADGTSIGYDRLVLAPGIDARYDALPGYDEAAAKMPHAWKAGEQTLLLRKQIEAMDDGGLVVLAVPAAPLRCPPAPYERASLIAHYLKTKKPRSKVLILDAKDNFPQQRLFENAWKELYPGMIERISLSQGGRVTSVEPATNTMITDFGNYTAQVANVIPPQKAGRIAEIAGAADKTGWCPIDPVTFASKLVPDIHVIGDACIGGGIPKSASAANAQGKACADAVASLIAGKPPAIPKLVGACYNTVAPDYAFSLSGVYQPKDDMFAEVEGGGTSPVEAPREVRKREADEAQSWYKTITVDTFG, from the coding sequence ATGGTACCGATGGACGCGCTACGCCGGATGACGCGGAGAGACGTCGCGCGTGGCATCGCGGCGTCGCTGGTGTTGCCGCGTCCGTCTCACGCCCAATCCGCCGCGCGCATCGTCGTGATCGGCGGCGGCTTTGGCGGCGCGAGTTGCGCGCGGGCGTTGCGGCGGATCGACGCAAAACTTCAGGTGACGCTGATCGAGCCGAACCGGACTTTTACCGCCTGCCCGTTCAGCAATGAAGTGATCGCGGGCTTGCGGGAAATCGAAGCGCAGCAATTCGGTTACGACCGGATCGGCGCGGAAGGCGTGAGTATGATTGCGCAAGGTGCGACGAAGATCGACGCGCAAAAGCGCGTGGTCGGTTTTGCCGACGGTACCTCGATTGGCTATGACCGTCTGGTGCTCGCGCCCGGCATCGATGCGAGATACGACGCGCTGCCCGGCTATGACGAGGCCGCCGCCAAGATGCCTCATGCCTGGAAGGCCGGCGAGCAGACGTTGTTGTTGCGCAAGCAAATCGAAGCCATGGACGATGGCGGCCTTGTCGTGCTCGCGGTGCCCGCGGCGCCGTTGCGCTGCCCGCCGGCGCCTTACGAACGCGCCAGCCTGATCGCGCATTACCTGAAGACAAAAAAGCCGCGCTCCAAGGTGCTGATTCTCGATGCCAAGGACAATTTTCCCCAACAGCGCCTGTTCGAAAATGCCTGGAAGGAGCTTTATCCCGGAATGATCGAGCGGATATCGCTATCGCAAGGCGGGCGCGTCACATCGGTCGAGCCCGCGACCAACACCATGATCACCGATTTCGGCAACTACACGGCGCAAGTGGCAAATGTCATCCCGCCGCAAAAAGCCGGCCGCATCGCGGAGATCGCGGGCGCGGCCGACAAGACCGGCTGGTGCCCAATCGACCCGGTGACATTTGCTTCAAAGCTCGTGCCCGACATTCACGTCATCGGCGATGCCTGCATCGGCGGCGGCATCCCCAAATCCGCCTCCGCCGCGAACGCGCAAGGCAAGGCCTGCGCTGACGCGGTGGCTAGCCTGATTGCCGGCAAGCCGCCGGCGATCCCAAAGCTGGTCGGCGCCTGTTACAACACGGTCGCGCCCGACTATGCGTTCTCGCTGTCCGGCGTTTATCAACCGAAGGACGACATGTTCGCCGAGGTCGAAGGTGGCGGGACAAGTCCCGTCGAGGCGCCGCGCGAAGTTCGAAAGCGCGAAGCCGACGAGGCGCAATCCTGGTACAAGACAATCACGGTGGATACCTTTGGCTAG
- the soxX gene encoding sulfur oxidation c-type cytochrome SoxX produces the protein MARFVVSIAGVWLAAATLALPCIGSAQDLRSYVVNGDAIAQSLTGMPGDAARGRALVLDRTSTCILCHSGPFPEVKFQGDLAPSLAGAGSRWNEGQLRLRLVDASRLNPGTIMPSYYRLDGLVRVGASWRGKPILSAEQIEDIVAYLASLRE, from the coding sequence TTGGCTAGGTTCGTCGTCAGCATTGCCGGCGTGTGGCTCGCAGCAGCGACGCTCGCCCTGCCCTGTATCGGCAGCGCGCAAGACCTGCGCAGCTATGTCGTCAACGGCGATGCCATTGCGCAATCGCTGACGGGCATGCCGGGCGACGCGGCGCGCGGACGCGCGCTGGTGCTCGATCGCACCAGCACCTGCATCCTCTGCCATTCCGGGCCGTTTCCGGAAGTCAAATTTCAAGGCGATCTCGCGCCCAGTCTTGCCGGCGCCGGCAGCCGCTGGAACGAAGGCCAGCTTCGGCTTCGGCTGGTCGACGCGTCCCGCCTCAACCCGGGAACCATCATGCCGTCCTATTATCGGCTCGACGGATTGGTCCGCGTCGGCGCTTCGTGGCGCGGCAAGCCGATCCTGTCGGCGGAACAAATCGAAGATATCGTGGCATATCTTGCAAGCTTGCGTGAATAG
- a CDS encoding SoxY-related AACIE arm protein: MHSQDHPTRRQLLGLAGGVAALGAVPIVTLRPAAATPAMLASAIRNVVGAAVVQPGKVKLDIPPLVENGNTVPITVSVSNPMTPDDYVRSIHVFNEKNPQPNVGNFYLGPRAGRAQISTRIRLADSQKIVAIAHLSDGSFWSVSADVVVTLAACTEEVI, encoded by the coding sequence ATGCACAGTCAGGACCATCCCACGCGCCGCCAACTGCTGGGCCTCGCCGGCGGCGTAGCGGCGCTCGGCGCCGTTCCGATCGTGACGCTGCGTCCTGCGGCGGCGACACCGGCAATGCTCGCGAGCGCGATCCGGAACGTGGTCGGCGCGGCCGTGGTGCAGCCCGGCAAGGTAAAACTCGACATTCCACCGCTGGTCGAAAACGGCAACACCGTGCCGATCACCGTGAGTGTTTCGAACCCGATGACTCCCGATGATTACGTCAGGAGCATCCACGTCTTCAACGAGAAGAACCCGCAGCCGAATGTCGGCAATTTCTATCTCGGCCCGCGCGCCGGCCGCGCGCAAATCTCGACCCGGATCCGGCTGGCCGACAGCCAGAAGATCGTCGCCATCGCGCATCTTTCTGACGGCTCGTTCTGGTCGGTCAGCGCCGACGTCGTGGTGACGCTGGCTGCCTGCACCGAGGAGGTGATCTGA
- the soxZ gene encoding thiosulfate oxidation carrier complex protein SoxZ — MVSALINVPKKAKRGEIIEIKTLMSHIMETGFRRTATGELVPRDIITSFSCRYNGAAIFRADLFPAIAANPFITFFTVASESGKFDFEWIGDRGFSETASASIIVE; from the coding sequence ATGGTATCGGCGCTGATCAATGTTCCCAAGAAAGCAAAGCGCGGCGAGATCATCGAGATCAAGACGCTGATGTCTCACATCATGGAGACCGGCTTCCGCCGCACCGCAACCGGCGAGCTGGTCCCGCGCGATATCATCACGAGCTTCAGCTGCCGTTACAACGGGGCTGCAATCTTCCGCGCCGATCTGTTTCCGGCGATCGCGGCAAATCCCTTCATCACCTTCTTCACGGTCGCGAGCGAGAGCGGCAAGTTCGATTTCGAATGGATCGGCGACCGAGGGTTTTCCGAGACCGCTTCGGCTTCGATCATTGTCGAATGA
- the soxA gene encoding sulfur oxidation c-type cytochrome SoxA — translation MKSARTIVAAALLIAAALPLFATEIPQGERRSGYSFMGPDTKAMQDDDTANPGMLWVLDGEKLWKSKTGAAGKACADCHDDARASMKDVAARYPAFDKTLDRPVNLEQRINLCRARHQQATPLPYESRELLALAAFVAEQSRGMAITPAGDPQLEPFVAKGRELFMQRQGQLNLACANCHDDNWDKHLAGSPITQAHPTGYPIYRLEWQSLGSLERRLRSCITGIRAQAYDYGAAELVELELYLMSRAKGMPVETPAVRP, via the coding sequence ATGAAATCTGCCCGCACGATCGTCGCGGCGGCGCTGTTGATCGCGGCCGCCCTGCCCCTCTTCGCCACCGAAATCCCGCAAGGAGAGCGCCGATCCGGCTACAGCTTCATGGGGCCCGACACCAAGGCGATGCAGGATGACGATACCGCCAATCCCGGCATGCTGTGGGTGCTCGACGGCGAAAAGCTATGGAAGAGCAAAACCGGCGCGGCAGGAAAAGCCTGCGCCGATTGCCATGACGATGCGCGCGCCAGCATGAAGGACGTGGCCGCGCGTTATCCTGCGTTCGACAAGACGCTCGACCGTCCGGTCAATCTCGAACAGCGCATTAATCTGTGCCGCGCCAGGCATCAGCAGGCGACGCCGCTTCCCTACGAAAGCCGCGAGCTGCTCGCGCTCGCCGCCTTCGTCGCCGAGCAGTCGCGCGGCATGGCGATCACCCCCGCCGGCGATCCGCAGCTCGAACCGTTTGTCGCCAAAGGACGGGAGCTGTTCATGCAGCGACAGGGTCAGCTCAATCTGGCTTGCGCGAATTGCCATGATGATAATTGGGACAAGCACCTTGCGGGATCACCCATCACGCAGGCGCACCCGACCGGCTATCCGATCTACCGGCTGGAGTGGCAATCGCTCGGTTCGCTCGAGCGCCGCTTGCGCAGCTGCATCACCGGCATCCGCGCCCAGGCCTATGACTACGGAGCGGCGGAACTGGTCGAGCTCGAGCTCTATCTGATGTCGCGCGCAAAGGGCATGCCGGTCGAGACCCCGGCGGTGCGGCCGTGA
- a CDS encoding DUF3419 family protein has translation MNTQLIADAVRNTRDEAEATIWDRLFAFWFRRLVYTQIWEDPEADLAALRLPVGSTIVTISSGGCNALSYLTAQPAQVYAVDLNEAHLSLLKLKLAGLRAFSNYAEFWQFFGEAASRANSELYRERLWLMLDADARAYWDKRNVIGRPRHAYFTDGFYRHGMLGRFIGLAHLLAKFARIDLEALLKGRTDSPERVEALDRLHRLFHSPLLRLITGTPALLFSLGIPPQQRALLGGGAPLNEVLYERLLRLINGHPNESNYFAWQALHRAYPGPGDRCLPPYLQARHFERMRNGAGLIIPVHANLRLFLESLPAREVDAVILLDSQDWMAPEEIRALWNAIDRTGSDNVRVIFRTAGTESPLEAPELAPLQQIWRREEERSAVGFELDRSGIYGGFHCYERR, from the coding sequence ATGAATACCCAGCTTATCGCGGACGCGGTCCGCAACACGAGAGACGAGGCCGAGGCGACCATTTGGGATAGGCTTTTCGCATTCTGGTTTCGCCGCCTGGTCTACACCCAGATCTGGGAGGATCCCGAAGCCGACCTCGCGGCGCTGCGGCTGCCGGTCGGATCGACCATTGTCACCATCTCATCTGGCGGCTGCAACGCGCTGTCATATCTCACGGCGCAACCGGCGCAGGTCTACGCCGTCGATCTCAATGAAGCGCATCTTTCGCTGCTCAAGCTCAAGCTCGCGGGGCTTCGGGCGTTCTCCAATTATGCGGAATTCTGGCAGTTCTTCGGCGAGGCCGCCTCGCGCGCCAATTCCGAACTGTATCGCGAGCGGCTCTGGCTGATGCTCGACGCGGATGCGCGCGCCTATTGGGACAAGCGCAACGTGATCGGCCGCCCGCGGCACGCTTATTTCACCGACGGTTTTTATCGCCACGGCATGCTCGGCCGTTTCATCGGCCTTGCCCATCTGTTGGCGAAATTCGCCCGCATCGATCTCGAAGCCTTGCTGAAAGGCAGGACCGACTCCCCGGAGCGCGTTGAAGCGCTCGATCGCCTGCATCGGCTATTTCATTCGCCGTTGCTCCGCCTGATCACCGGAACGCCCGCGCTATTGTTCAGCTTAGGAATTCCGCCGCAGCAGCGGGCGCTGCTTGGCGGCGGCGCGCCGCTCAACGAAGTGCTCTACGAGCGGCTGCTGCGCCTGATCAACGGTCACCCAAACGAGTCAAACTATTTTGCCTGGCAAGCGCTGCATCGCGCCTATCCCGGTCCCGGCGATCGCTGCCTGCCGCCATATCTGCAGGCCCGCCACTTCGAGCGTATGCGCAACGGTGCCGGATTGATCATCCCGGTCCACGCCAATCTTCGGCTGTTCCTGGAAAGCCTGCCGGCGCGGGAGGTCGATGCCGTCATTCTGCTGGACTCGCAGGACTGGATGGCGCCGGAGGAAATCCGCGCGCTGTGGAACGCCATCGATCGCACCGGCAGCGACAATGTCCGTGTGATCTTTCGGACCGCCGGCACCGAATCTCCACTGGAAGCACCCGAACTCGCGCCGCTGCAGCAAATCTGGCGCCGCGAGGAGGAACGAAGCGCGGTCGGCTTCGAACTCGACCGTTCCGGAATTTACGGCGGCTTTCACTGCTACGAACGGCGATAA